From a single Streptomyces liliifuscus genomic region:
- a CDS encoding FAD-binding oxidoreductase, producing the protein MSVTPAQAARQELTQFKGQLIGPDDSGYDEASPVYNAMIERRPALVARCTSAEDVTHAIRFARAHDLPLAVRGGGHHGAGLGTCDGGVVVDLSPLKDIEVDAEARTVRVGGGCVWGEVDRATNAHGLATPSGIISTTGVGGLTLGGGLGHLTRKCGLAIDNLLEAELVLADGRHVTASADEHPDLFWAIRGGGGNFGVVTSFLFRLHEVSTVVAGPTFWPVEQCAEVLAAYRDFIPHAPRELNGFFLIGAVPPAPPFPEELHGRKACGVVWCYAGEDTDAAARAMAPLLDALPEPMLHGPAPMPHPMIQGAFDGLYPPGDQWYWRADFVNEIPAEAIDLHAKFGAELPTMKSTMHLYPIDGAVHDHAPTDTAWSYRDARWASVYAGVDPDPANADDIKRWTVDYFEALHPYSAGGAYVNMMMDEGQERVRASYRDNYARLARIKAEYDPGNLFRLNQNIEPAARP; encoded by the coding sequence ATGTCCGTCACACCAGCACAGGCGGCCCGGCAGGAACTCACCCAGTTCAAGGGGCAGTTGATCGGGCCGGACGACTCCGGCTACGACGAGGCCAGTCCCGTCTACAACGCGATGATCGAGCGCCGGCCCGCCCTGGTGGCGCGCTGTACGAGCGCCGAGGACGTCACGCACGCCATCCGCTTCGCCCGCGCCCACGACCTGCCGCTCGCCGTACGCGGCGGCGGGCACCACGGCGCCGGACTCGGGACCTGCGACGGCGGAGTCGTCGTCGACCTGTCCCCGCTCAAGGACATCGAGGTCGACGCGGAGGCCAGGACGGTCCGCGTCGGCGGCGGCTGCGTCTGGGGCGAGGTGGACCGGGCCACCAACGCGCACGGTCTGGCCACCCCGAGCGGCATCATCTCCACGACCGGCGTCGGGGGCCTCACGCTCGGCGGCGGCCTCGGTCATCTCACCCGCAAGTGCGGGCTGGCCATCGACAACCTCCTGGAGGCCGAGCTCGTCCTGGCCGACGGCCGGCACGTGACCGCGAGCGCCGACGAGCACCCCGACCTGTTCTGGGCGATCCGCGGCGGAGGCGGCAACTTCGGCGTGGTCACCTCGTTCCTGTTCCGGCTGCACGAGGTGAGCACGGTCGTGGCGGGTCCCACGTTCTGGCCCGTCGAGCAGTGCGCCGAAGTACTCGCCGCCTACCGCGACTTCATCCCGCACGCGCCCCGCGAACTGAACGGCTTCTTCCTGATCGGCGCGGTCCCGCCCGCCCCGCCGTTCCCCGAGGAGCTCCATGGACGCAAGGCCTGCGGTGTCGTGTGGTGCTACGCGGGAGAGGACACGGACGCGGCGGCACGCGCCATGGCACCCCTGCTCGACGCCTTGCCGGAGCCGATGCTGCACGGCCCCGCGCCAATGCCGCACCCCATGATCCAGGGTGCCTTCGACGGCCTCTACCCGCCCGGCGACCAGTGGTACTGGCGGGCCGACTTCGTCAACGAGATCCCCGCCGAGGCGATCGACCTGCACGCCAAGTTCGGCGCCGAACTGCCCACCATGAAGTCGACGATGCACCTGTACCCGATCGACGGCGCCGTCCACGACCACGCCCCGACGGACACCGCCTGGAGCTACCGCGACGCACGCTGGGCGTCCGTCTACGCGGGCGTGGACCCCGACCCGGCCAACGCCGACGACATCAAGCGGTGGACCGTCGACTACTTCGAGGCCCTCCACCCGTACTCGGCGGGCGGCGCCTACGTGAACATGATGATGGACGAGGGCCAGGAGCGCGTACGGGCCAGCTACCGCGACAACTACGCCCGGCTGGCCCGGATCAAGGCCGAGTACGACCCGGGCAACCTGTTCCGGCTCAACCAGAACATCGAGCCGGCCGCGCGGCCCTGA
- a CDS encoding ATP-binding protein → MDWGILERDDELDQLAVAARDAADGAGSVALVFGEAGIGKSSLVKAMPAVLPEKARVLVGECDDLATRRPLGPFRDLVGSVGAELARALTAGGDRPRVYDALRAELTAAPHPAVLVVEDVHWADEASLDALRFLVHRVERLPALLVLTYRDDELDRRHPLHHLLGQVSRAERVHRLPLSRLSAGAVRELSSVSRLDPAEVYEVTSGNPFFVAEVVAAGGTGGVPPTVVDAVLARLRGLDDRTRDALEQLAVVPSAVERPLVDALFTDGVAELAAAEQRGLLTVTPERAGFRHELIRRAVADSLPAARRIELNRHVLAALVAKSGSDPARVVHHAAEAGDQEAVARYGPDAARDASGAGAHREAAAHLRLVLRQRDRFEAAELADLLERYAVESYTIADSAAAVDAERDAVALRRFLGDTRALGADLRWLSRIHWWAGNADEAQCAAREAIAVLEDAGDDRLLALALSNTSQLHMLSERTALAIDFGERAIALARRTGDDAILAHALNNVGSARWRDGDPLGRAQLEESLKVALAAGEVEHACRSYANLIWTLLQRLEFTEADRFLAPGMALADRAEHVGFLSYLHVATALRRFAAAAWDDAERHAEIGAHDFVPARCPALTVLARVRVRRGRDGGEELLDEAWEIAVRTRELQRTGPVAVARAEAAWLRGDHAAVIAVAGEVFEEARRLSAMPHVAELGYWLTKAGSPVPADGWDHPYALQAAGRWREAAEAWRAAGCPYEDAAALAESPDPDDKLTALAGLDALGAEPLARLVRGELRQLGVRHIPRGPLAATRDNPAGLTERQLQVVRLLAQGLTNPEIAERLVVSVRTVDNHVSAVLDKLGARSRRQATARATELGLVPGRET, encoded by the coding sequence GTGGATTGGGGGATCCTCGAACGAGACGACGAGCTGGATCAGCTGGCCGTCGCCGCGCGGGACGCGGCCGACGGAGCCGGTTCGGTGGCGCTCGTCTTCGGCGAGGCGGGTATCGGCAAGTCGAGCCTGGTCAAGGCCATGCCGGCCGTGCTGCCGGAGAAGGCCCGCGTCCTGGTGGGGGAGTGCGACGACCTCGCGACCCGCCGGCCGCTCGGCCCCTTCCGTGACCTCGTCGGCAGTGTCGGCGCCGAACTGGCCCGGGCTCTCACGGCGGGCGGCGACCGGCCCCGGGTGTACGACGCCCTGCGGGCGGAACTGACCGCCGCCCCGCACCCGGCGGTCCTCGTCGTCGAGGACGTGCACTGGGCCGACGAGGCCTCGCTCGACGCCCTGCGGTTCCTGGTGCACCGGGTCGAACGCCTCCCGGCCCTCCTGGTCCTCACCTACCGCGACGACGAACTGGACCGCCGCCATCCCCTGCACCACCTCCTGGGCCAGGTCTCCCGGGCCGAACGCGTTCACCGCCTCCCGCTGTCCCGCCTCTCCGCGGGAGCCGTGCGGGAGCTGAGCTCGGTGAGCCGTCTGGACCCGGCCGAGGTGTACGAGGTGACCTCGGGCAACCCGTTCTTCGTCGCCGAGGTGGTGGCGGCCGGCGGCACCGGCGGGGTCCCGCCGACCGTGGTCGACGCCGTCCTCGCCCGGCTGCGCGGCCTGGACGACCGCACCCGTGACGCCCTGGAACAACTCGCCGTGGTCCCGTCCGCCGTCGAACGTCCCCTCGTCGACGCGCTGTTCACGGACGGCGTGGCCGAACTGGCCGCCGCCGAACAGCGCGGACTGCTCACGGTCACACCCGAACGGGCCGGATTCCGGCACGAGTTGATCCGCCGGGCCGTCGCCGACTCGCTGCCCGCCGCACGGCGCATCGAACTCAACCGCCACGTCCTTGCCGCACTCGTCGCCAAGTCCGGCTCCGACCCGGCCCGAGTCGTCCACCACGCGGCCGAAGCGGGCGACCAGGAGGCCGTCGCACGGTACGGTCCCGACGCCGCCCGGGACGCCTCAGGCGCGGGCGCGCACCGGGAGGCCGCCGCCCACCTGCGGCTCGTCCTGCGACAGCGCGACCGGTTCGAGGCCGCCGAACTCGCCGACCTGCTGGAGCGGTACGCCGTCGAGAGCTACACCATCGCCGACTCCGCGGCCGCCGTCGACGCCGAACGGGACGCGGTCGCGCTGCGCCGGTTCCTCGGCGACACCCGGGCACTCGGCGCCGACCTGCGCTGGCTGTCCCGTATCCACTGGTGGGCGGGCAACGCCGACGAGGCACAGTGTGCCGCGCGCGAGGCCATCGCCGTCCTGGAGGACGCGGGCGACGACCGGCTGCTCGCGCTCGCCCTCAGCAACACCTCCCAGCTCCACATGCTCTCCGAACGCACCGCCCTGGCCATCGACTTCGGCGAGCGAGCCATCGCCCTGGCCCGCCGCACCGGCGACGACGCGATCCTCGCGCACGCCCTCAACAACGTCGGCTCCGCCCGCTGGCGCGACGGCGACCCACTGGGCCGCGCCCAACTGGAGGAGAGCCTGAAGGTAGCGCTGGCCGCGGGCGAGGTCGAGCACGCCTGCCGCTCGTACGCCAACCTCATCTGGACGCTGCTCCAACGCCTCGAGTTCACCGAGGCCGACCGCTTCCTGGCACCCGGGATGGCGCTGGCGGATCGGGCGGAACACGTCGGCTTCCTCAGCTATCTCCATGTCGCGACGGCACTGCGCCGGTTCGCCGCCGCGGCCTGGGACGACGCGGAGCGGCACGCCGAGATCGGCGCCCACGACTTCGTGCCCGCGCGCTGTCCCGCGCTGACCGTGCTGGCCCGCGTCCGCGTCCGCCGAGGCCGGGACGGCGGGGAGGAACTGCTCGACGAGGCCTGGGAGATCGCCGTACGCACCCGCGAACTGCAGCGCACGGGGCCCGTCGCGGTCGCCCGGGCCGAGGCCGCCTGGCTCCGGGGTGATCACGCGGCGGTGATCGCGGTCGCCGGTGAGGTCTTCGAGGAGGCACGCCGACTGTCCGCCATGCCGCACGTGGCCGAGCTCGGCTACTGGCTCACCAAGGCGGGCAGCCCCGTACCGGCCGACGGCTGGGACCATCCGTACGCGCTCCAGGCCGCCGGACGGTGGCGCGAGGCGGCCGAGGCCTGGCGCGCGGCCGGCTGCCCGTACGAGGATGCCGCCGCCCTCGCCGAGAGCCCGGACCCGGACGACAAGCTCACGGCCCTCGCCGGTCTGGACGCACTCGGCGCGGAGCCCCTGGCACGACTGGTCCGCGGCGAACTGCGGCAGCTGGGCGTGCGCCACATCCCGCGCGGCCCGCTCGCCGCGACGCGCGACAACCCCGCCGGCCTCACCGAGCGCCAGCTCCAGGTCGTGCGGCTGCTGGCCCAGGGGCTGACCAACCCCGAGATCGCCGAGCGGCTCGTGGTGTCGGTCCGTACGGTCGACAACCACGTCTCCGCCGTACTGGACAAGCTCGGTGCCCGCTCCCGGCGCCAGGCGACCGCCCGCGCCACGGAGCTGGGGCTGGTGCCCGGACGCGAGACCTAG
- a CDS encoding family 78 glycoside hydrolase catalytic domain yields the protein MTKGWNRRVFLRTSVAGAGASAALGSGAVETASASAGTAADASGAGRLRIERTTVEYAETLLGTEVEKPRLTWELAAEGRGARQSAYQVRVALSEKSLRQGRRTVWDSGRVASDRTVGIAYDGPALHPRTRYHWHVRVWDGEGRPSAWSAPRWWETTLSKEAWEGFWIGAAAAPEPPTFDGASWIWSPGSTSNSAPAGPRWFRGSLTPTAGAEIRKATLLATADDDFTLYLDGEKVAHQPEQTDAWRQGHLIDVTDQVRAAGDGPIVVAALATNRGNASVNPGGLLVRLVVESGSDTVELVTGEGWRCAENEQEGWQRPEFDDSGWPEAAVLAAYGQGPWGNGVSITATEQAAPLLRHEFTLPKPVARARLYISGLAYYDAEINGRRVGRQVLDPGFTDYDETVLYAVHDVTDHLRRGTNAIGVTLGRGFFGMTTPNVWNWHRPPWHGEPRLLGQLEIDHPDGSRTTVATDDRWRITEGPTLSNSLYAGESYDARKAPGAAWSRPGFDDSGWRKVQRQTAPKGTLHAQPHDPIEIIETVRPVAVEELSEGVYVVDMGRTMAGWTQLTVRAGAGTTVRMIHGEKLKSDGSVHAETGHVPGRFQTDEYVCAGGGADEVWEPKFSYKGFRYVQISGLPAKPKPSQVLGRVVHTRVAETGTFACSEPFYERLERAMRRTVLNNLHGIPTDTPMYEKNGWTGDAQLGAPVMTYALGVHRFLSKWLGDLKDSQNTDGQLPVIVPSGGWGYGDLGPSPEWTTVYPFLLREMYRVYGDERLARDHWAPLTRYLDWEISRLKDGLAVTALGDYLPPGYGGNPPEDTRLTATAYLHRALTDTAELADLLRDAEVADRYRKAADGLKAAFNAAFLGPDGHYRTAKDPGYRQTNNCIPLAFGLVPPGARATVVDSLLADIEQRGNHLNTGALGTSVLLRQLSAQGHPEVAHAIATQRTYPSWGYWFENGADTMWEMWPLDSRSRDHYFQGTVVQWLYENVAGLRPGDAGYRTFTVRPDGRTGVNWARTSVSTVRGEASAAWSVVDGSTRLSVRVPVGSTAEVCVPAPSRSAVKAPGGARFVRVEPGFVVYEVAHGGWEFVARARVAG from the coding sequence ATGACCAAGGGTTGGAACCGCCGTGTCTTCCTCCGCACCTCCGTCGCCGGAGCGGGCGCATCCGCCGCTCTGGGTTCCGGGGCGGTCGAGACCGCCAGCGCGTCTGCGGGAACCGCCGCCGACGCCTCGGGGGCCGGCCGGCTGCGGATCGAGCGCACGACCGTCGAGTACGCCGAGACACTGCTCGGAACCGAGGTCGAAAAGCCCAGACTGACCTGGGAGTTGGCCGCCGAGGGGCGCGGCGCCCGGCAGAGCGCGTACCAGGTGAGAGTGGCGCTGAGCGAGAAGAGCCTGCGTCAGGGGCGGCGCACGGTCTGGGACTCGGGGCGGGTCGCGTCGGACCGTACCGTCGGCATCGCCTACGACGGTCCGGCCCTCCATCCGCGCACGCGCTACCACTGGCACGTCAGGGTGTGGGACGGCGAGGGCCGGCCGTCGGCGTGGAGTGCGCCGCGCTGGTGGGAGACAACGTTGTCCAAGGAGGCCTGGGAGGGGTTCTGGATCGGTGCGGCCGCCGCTCCCGAGCCGCCGACGTTCGACGGAGCGTCCTGGATCTGGTCGCCCGGCTCGACCTCCAACAGTGCGCCCGCCGGGCCCCGTTGGTTCCGCGGCTCGCTGACGCCGACCGCGGGCGCGGAGATCCGGAAGGCGACGCTGCTCGCCACGGCCGACGACGACTTCACCCTGTATCTCGACGGCGAGAAGGTGGCACACCAGCCCGAGCAGACCGATGCCTGGCGGCAGGGCCATCTCATCGACGTCACCGATCAGGTGCGAGCCGCCGGGGACGGCCCGATCGTGGTCGCCGCGCTGGCGACGAACCGCGGCAACGCCTCCGTCAACCCCGGAGGACTGCTCGTACGGCTCGTCGTGGAGAGCGGATCGGACACGGTCGAACTGGTCACGGGTGAGGGGTGGCGCTGCGCCGAGAATGAGCAAGAGGGCTGGCAGCGGCCGGAGTTCGACGACAGCGGGTGGCCCGAGGCGGCCGTGCTCGCGGCCTACGGCCAGGGGCCCTGGGGCAACGGTGTGTCGATCACGGCGACCGAACAGGCGGCCCCGCTGCTGCGACACGAGTTCACCCTCCCCAAGCCCGTGGCGCGCGCCCGTCTCTACATCAGCGGACTCGCCTACTACGACGCCGAGATCAACGGCAGACGCGTCGGCCGCCAGGTACTCGACCCTGGGTTCACCGACTACGACGAGACCGTGCTGTACGCGGTGCACGACGTGACGGACCATCTCCGCCGGGGCACCAACGCCATCGGGGTGACCCTCGGCCGCGGCTTCTTCGGGATGACGACACCGAACGTGTGGAACTGGCACCGCCCCCCGTGGCACGGCGAGCCACGGCTCCTCGGCCAGCTGGAGATCGACCACCCCGACGGTTCCCGCACCACGGTCGCCACGGACGACCGCTGGCGGATCACCGAAGGCCCGACTCTCTCCAACTCCCTCTACGCGGGCGAGAGTTACGACGCGCGCAAGGCGCCCGGAGCGGCCTGGTCCCGCCCCGGATTCGACGACAGCGGCTGGCGGAAGGTCCAGCGGCAGACGGCCCCGAAGGGCACCCTGCACGCGCAGCCGCACGATCCGATCGAAATCATCGAGACCGTACGTCCGGTCGCGGTCGAGGAGTTGAGTGAGGGCGTGTACGTCGTCGACATGGGCCGCACGATGGCCGGCTGGACACAGCTGACCGTGCGGGCCGGCGCCGGGACGACCGTACGCATGATCCACGGAGAGAAGCTGAAGTCCGACGGAAGCGTCCACGCCGAGACCGGACACGTCCCGGGCCGCTTCCAGACCGACGAGTACGTGTGCGCGGGCGGCGGCGCCGACGAGGTGTGGGAGCCCAAGTTCTCGTACAAGGGCTTCCGTTACGTGCAGATCAGCGGGTTGCCCGCGAAGCCGAAGCCGTCACAGGTGCTGGGCCGGGTCGTCCATACGCGCGTGGCGGAGACGGGTACCTTCGCCTGTTCCGAGCCGTTCTACGAGCGGCTGGAACGGGCGATGCGGCGCACGGTCCTCAACAATCTGCACGGCATTCCGACGGACACGCCGATGTACGAGAAGAACGGCTGGACAGGTGACGCGCAGCTGGGCGCGCCCGTGATGACGTACGCGCTCGGAGTGCACCGCTTCCTGTCGAAGTGGCTCGGTGACCTGAAGGACAGTCAGAACACCGACGGGCAGCTGCCGGTGATCGTGCCGAGCGGCGGCTGGGGATACGGCGACCTCGGTCCGTCGCCGGAGTGGACGACCGTTTACCCCTTCCTGCTGCGGGAGATGTACCGCGTCTACGGGGACGAGCGGCTGGCCCGCGACCACTGGGCGCCTCTGACGCGCTATCTGGACTGGGAGATCTCGCGGCTGAAGGACGGGCTCGCGGTGACCGCGCTGGGCGACTATCTGCCGCCGGGGTACGGCGGCAACCCGCCCGAGGACACCCGGCTGACCGCGACGGCGTATCTGCACCGGGCGCTCACGGACACGGCGGAACTGGCGGACCTGCTGCGCGACGCGGAGGTCGCCGACCGCTATCGCAAGGCCGCCGACGGGCTCAAGGCGGCGTTCAACGCGGCCTTCCTGGGCCCGGACGGCCACTACCGCACGGCGAAGGACCCCGGTTACCGGCAGACCAACAACTGCATTCCGCTCGCCTTCGGGCTGGTCCCGCCGGGCGCCCGGGCCACGGTCGTCGACTCGCTCCTCGCCGACATCGAGCAGCGCGGCAACCATCTCAACACCGGTGCGCTCGGGACGAGTGTGCTGTTGCGGCAGCTGTCGGCTCAGGGGCATCCCGAGGTGGCCCACGCGATCGCCACGCAGCGCACGTACCCGAGCTGGGGCTACTGGTTCGAGAACGGCGCCGACACCATGTGGGAGATGTGGCCGCTCGACTCGCGTTCCCGGGACCACTACTTCCAGGGCACGGTCGTGCAGTGGCTGTACGAGAACGTGGCCGGGCTGCGTCCCGGAGACGCGGGCTACCGGACCTTCACGGTCCGCCCGGACGGCCGTACGGGCGTGAACTGGGCCCGCACCTCGGTCAGCACGGTGCGTGGCGAGGCTTCGGCGGCCTGGTCGGTCGTGGACGGTTCGACCCGGCTGTCGGTGCGGGTGCCGGTGGGTTCGACGGCCGAGGTGTGCGTGCCCGCGCCGAGTCGCTCGGCGGTGAAGGCGCCGGGCGGGGCGCGGTTCGTGCGGGTGGAGCCGGGGTTCGTGGTGTATGAAGTGGCGCACGGCGGCTGGGAGTTCGTGGCCCGGGCCCGGGTCGCCGGATGA
- a CDS encoding SAM-dependent methyltransferase: MADGQSTPDQDALSKIDTTVPHSARIWNYWMGGKDNYEVDREAGDAYREIAPNIETMARASRGYLIRTVTFVAGELGIRQFLDIGTGLPTYDNTHQVAQRVAPESRIVYVDNDPLVLRHAQALLTSTPEGVTDYIDADLHEPEQIIEAAGKILDFGKPVALMLMGILGHIQDYEEAQSIVRRLQAALPSGSYFVHYDSTDTDAELKRAQEGYDDTGAVPYVLRSPREISVYYDGLELLEPGIVSCPLWRPEPGTTPEATDVYGGVARKS, translated from the coding sequence ATGGCAGACGGCCAGTCCACTCCCGACCAGGACGCTTTGTCCAAGATCGACACCACGGTGCCGCATTCGGCCCGCATCTGGAACTACTGGATGGGCGGCAAGGACAACTACGAGGTCGACCGGGAGGCGGGCGACGCCTACCGCGAGATCGCCCCGAACATCGAGACGATGGCCCGCGCCTCCCGCGGCTATCTGATCCGTACCGTGACGTTCGTCGCCGGTGAGCTGGGCATCCGCCAGTTCCTGGACATCGGCACGGGCCTGCCCACCTACGACAACACCCACCAGGTCGCCCAGCGCGTGGCGCCCGAGTCGCGGATCGTCTACGTGGACAACGACCCGCTGGTGCTGCGGCACGCCCAGGCGCTGCTCACCAGCACCCCCGAGGGCGTCACCGACTACATCGACGCGGACCTGCACGAGCCCGAGCAGATCATCGAGGCCGCCGGCAAGATCCTCGACTTCGGCAAGCCCGTCGCGCTGATGCTGATGGGCATCCTGGGCCACATCCAGGACTACGAGGAGGCCCAGTCGATCGTCCGCCGTCTCCAGGCCGCGCTGCCGTCGGGCAGTTACTTCGTGCACTACGACAGCACCGACACGGACGCCGAACTCAAGCGGGCCCAGGAGGGCTACGACGACACCGGCGCCGTCCCGTACGTGCTGCGCAGCCCTCGGGAGATCTCCGTCTACTACGACGGTCTGGAACTGCTGGAGCCCGGCATCGTCTCCTGCCCGCTGTGGCGCCCCGAGCCGGGCACCACTCCGGAGGCGACGGATGTGTACGGGGGCGTCGCCCGCAAGTCCTGA
- a CDS encoding SAM-dependent methyltransferase produces MDLPRSFTIRESGHRIHNPFTSEKLATLGRALGLAPGTSVLDLACGSGEMLCTWARDHRVTGTGVDISTEFLTAAHARATELGVTDRVAFRHGDATGHVADEPVGVAACLGATWIGDGAAGTVELLRRSLAPGGIMLIGEPYWRREPRDQATVEGCYATTKDDYRPLPELLELFGRLGCGVVEMVLADQDSWDRYVAAQWLNTRRWLDAHPDDEMADEMREDLATGPVRHVRYQREYLGWGVFALMNR; encoded by the coding sequence GTGGATCTTCCACGTAGCTTCACCATCCGCGAGAGCGGACACCGCATTCACAACCCGTTCACCAGCGAGAAGCTGGCCACCCTCGGCCGGGCCCTCGGCCTGGCACCCGGGACGAGCGTGCTAGACCTCGCCTGCGGCAGCGGCGAGATGCTGTGCACCTGGGCGCGCGACCACCGGGTGACCGGCACCGGAGTGGACATCAGCACCGAGTTCCTCACCGCGGCGCACGCCCGGGCGACGGAGCTCGGCGTCACCGACCGCGTCGCCTTCCGGCACGGGGACGCGACCGGCCATGTCGCCGACGAACCCGTCGGCGTCGCCGCATGCCTCGGCGCCACCTGGATCGGTGACGGGGCGGCCGGCACCGTCGAGCTGCTCCGCCGGAGCCTCGCCCCCGGCGGGATCATGCTGATCGGCGAGCCGTACTGGCGCCGAGAGCCCCGGGACCAGGCCACCGTCGAGGGCTGCTACGCCACCACGAAGGACGACTACCGCCCGCTCCCCGAGCTGCTGGAACTCTTCGGCCGGCTCGGCTGCGGCGTGGTGGAGATGGTCCTCGCCGACCAGGACAGCTGGGACCGGTACGTGGCCGCGCAGTGGCTCAACACCCGGCGCTGGCTCGACGCGCATCCCGACGACGAGATGGCGGACGAGATGCGCGAGGACCTCGCCACCGGACCCGTACGTCACGTCCGTTACCAGCGGGAGTACCTGGGCTGGGGCGTCTTCGCGCTGATGAACCGCTGA
- a CDS encoding peptidoglycan-binding domain-containing protein: MSTPSDPQLPPNRSALEPTHVMRRRRSGALSELVRQVQERERDPDDGYEFVAVPVADTAALPRTAEDDTQELPPYITDFASDDHYQGDTRGRRAARTTEHGRTSLFRRTAIAIAAVAAALAGFSAALLLTWDRDTTDDKAQAPPPAASSAPTPSQPAAAPDPDGAGTLREGDSGPEVSDLQERLLRIPNVYEGGTASGLYDATLTEAVARFQLWYGIRGDESGVYGNDTRNDLESRTAS; encoded by the coding sequence TTGTCGACACCGTCCGACCCCCAACTGCCACCGAACCGGTCGGCGCTGGAACCGACCCACGTCATGCGCCGCCGCCGGTCCGGAGCCCTGTCGGAGCTGGTGCGGCAGGTCCAGGAGAGGGAACGCGACCCGGACGACGGGTACGAGTTCGTGGCGGTCCCGGTCGCGGACACCGCCGCACTGCCTCGTACGGCGGAGGACGACACCCAGGAACTGCCGCCGTACATCACCGACTTCGCCAGCGACGACCACTACCAGGGCGACACGCGCGGCCGCCGGGCCGCCCGTACGACGGAGCACGGCCGAACGTCCCTGTTCCGCCGCACGGCGATCGCCATCGCCGCGGTGGCCGCCGCCCTGGCGGGATTCAGCGCGGCCCTGCTGCTCACCTGGGACCGTGACACCACCGACGACAAGGCACAGGCGCCGCCCCCGGCCGCCTCGTCGGCCCCGACGCCGTCCCAGCCCGCCGCCGCCCCCGACCCCGACGGCGCCGGCACCCTCCGCGAGGGCGACAGCGGCCCGGAGGTGAGCGACCTCCAGGAGCGACTGCTCCGTATCCCCAACGTGTACGAGGGCGGCACGGCCTCCGGCCTCTACGACGCCACACTCACCGAGGCGGTGGCCCGTTTCCAGCTCTGGTACGGCATCCGGGGCGACGAATCGGGCGTCTACGGCAACGACACCCGCAACGATCTCGAATCCCGCACGGCCTCGTAG
- a CDS encoding DUF397 domain-containing protein, translating into MNSMDPIHSGMPAIDLGTEGWQKPWSGTNGGSCVEAKRLPDGSVAFRQSKDPDGPALIYTREEMISFLEGAKSGQADFLVA; encoded by the coding sequence ATGAATTCCATGGACCCCATCCACAGCGGTATGCCCGCCATCGATCTGGGAACCGAGGGCTGGCAGAAGCCCTGGAGCGGCACCAACGGCGGCAGCTGTGTCGAGGCCAAGCGACTGCCCGACGGCAGCGTCGCGTTCCGCCAGTCCAAGGACCCGGACGGGCCCGCGCTGATCTACACCCGGGAAGAGATGATCTCGTTCCTGGAGGGCGCCAAGTCCGGCCAGGCCGACTTCCTCGTCGCCTGA
- a CDS encoding alpha/beta fold hydrolase, whose amino-acid sequence MQLNTRTWGSGDKSAVLVHGIMSDSRTWRRVGPALAERGYRVVAVDLRGHGASPRGEYSPALFARDLVDTLGGRADVAIGHSLGGLALSLAVDRLRPCRAVYCDPVWATSAPGRRVDAAAFVAGKHATREHIARLNPRWDEADIDIELATLADWDPDTAHFLGDRPLLGFLPAQPVVPSLVQLADPSHLIGPEDAAHLRRSHFEVRTVPGAGHTIHRDDFDGFMKSLEGWI is encoded by the coding sequence GTGCAGCTCAACACCCGTACGTGGGGATCCGGCGACAAGAGTGCCGTGCTCGTCCACGGCATCATGTCCGACTCCCGCACCTGGCGGCGGGTCGGACCGGCGCTCGCCGAGCGCGGGTACCGGGTGGTCGCGGTGGATCTGCGGGGGCACGGTGCCTCGCCCCGCGGTGAGTACAGCCCCGCGCTCTTCGCCCGCGACCTCGTGGACACGCTGGGCGGGCGGGCCGACGTGGCCATCGGGCACTCCCTGGGCGGACTCGCGCTCTCACTGGCCGTGGACCGGCTGCGGCCGTGCCGGGCGGTGTACTGCGACCCGGTCTGGGCGACGTCGGCGCCCGGCCGGCGGGTGGACGCGGCCGCGTTCGTCGCCGGCAAGCACGCGACCCGTGAGCACATCGCCCGGCTCAACCCGCGCTGGGACGAGGCCGACATCGACATCGAACTCGCCACACTCGCGGACTGGGATCCCGACACGGCCCACTTCCTCGGCGACCGCCCCCTGCTCGGCTTCCTGCCCGCCCAGCCGGTGGTCCCCTCACTGGTCCAGCTCGCCGACCCGAGCCATCTCATCGGCCCCGAGGACGCCGCCCACCTCCGAAGGAGCCACTTCGAGGTCCGCACGGTTCCCGGCGCGGGCCACACCATCCACCGGGACGACTTCGACGGCTTCATGAAGTCGTTGGAGGGCTGGATCTGA